One Pseudomonas abieticivorans genomic region harbors:
- the hslU gene encoding ATP-dependent protease ATPase subunit HslU, translated as MSMTPREIVHELNRHIIGQDDAKRAVAIALRNRWRRMQLPEELRVEVTPKNILMIGPTGVGKTEIARRLAKLANAPFIKVEATKFTEVGYVGRDVESIIRDLADAAIKLLREQEIVKVKHRAEDAAEERILDALLPPARGFSEEAAPSDSNTRQLFRKRLREGQLDDKEIEIEVADVAGVDISAPPGMEEMTNQLQNLFANMGKGKRKSRKIKVKEALKLVRDEEASRLVNDEELKAKALEAVEQHGIVFIDEIDKVAKRGNSGGVDVSREGVQRDLLPLIEGCTVNTKLGMVKTDHILFIASGAFHLSKPSDLVPELQGRLPIRVELKALSPEDFERILSEPHASLTEQYRELLKTEGLQIEFAPEGIKRLAEIAWQVNEKTENIGARRLHTLLERLLEEVSFSAGDLASAHSEAPIRIDAEYVNSHLGELAENEDLSRYIL; from the coding sequence ATGTCCATGACCCCCCGCGAAATCGTCCACGAACTCAACCGCCACATCATCGGCCAGGACGATGCCAAGCGCGCCGTCGCCATCGCCCTGCGCAACCGCTGGCGCCGCATGCAGTTGCCCGAAGAGCTGCGCGTGGAAGTGACCCCCAAGAACATCCTGATGATCGGCCCGACTGGTGTCGGCAAAACCGAGATCGCCCGCCGCCTGGCCAAGCTGGCCAACGCGCCGTTCATCAAGGTCGAAGCCACCAAGTTCACTGAAGTGGGCTACGTGGGCCGTGACGTCGAATCGATCATTCGCGACCTGGCCGACGCTGCCATCAAGCTGCTGCGCGAGCAAGAGATCGTCAAGGTCAAGCATCGCGCCGAAGACGCCGCCGAAGAGCGCATCCTCGACGCCCTGCTGCCACCGGCACGCGGCTTCAGCGAAGAAGCGGCGCCCAGCGACTCCAATACCCGTCAGCTGTTCCGCAAGCGCCTGCGCGAAGGCCAGTTGGACGACAAGGAAATCGAGATCGAAGTGGCTGACGTCGCCGGGGTCGATATCTCTGCGCCGCCGGGCATGGAAGAAATGACCAACCAGCTGCAAAACCTGTTTGCCAACATGGGCAAGGGCAAGCGCAAAAGCCGCAAGATCAAGGTCAAGGAAGCGCTCAAGCTGGTGCGCGACGAAGAGGCCAGCCGCCTGGTCAATGACGAAGAGCTCAAGGCCAAAGCGCTGGAAGCTGTCGAGCAACACGGCATTGTGTTCATCGACGAAATCGACAAAGTGGCCAAGCGCGGCAATTCCGGCGGCGTCGATGTGTCCCGCGAAGGCGTGCAGCGCGACCTGCTGCCACTGATCGAGGGCTGCACGGTGAACACCAAGCTGGGCATGGTCAAAACCGACCACATCCTGTTCATTGCCTCTGGCGCCTTCCACCTGAGCAAGCCCAGCGACCTGGTGCCCGAACTGCAAGGGCGCCTGCCGATCCGCGTGGAACTCAAGGCCCTGAGCCCGGAAGACTTCGAACGCATCCTCAGCGAACCGCACGCCTCGTTGACCGAGCAATACCGCGAGCTGCTGAAGACCGAAGGCCTGCAGATCGAGTTCGCTCCGGAAGGCATCAAGCGCCTGGCCGAAATCGCCTGGCAGGTGAACGAGAAAACCGAGAACATCGGTGCCCGTCGCCTGCACACGCTGCTTGAGCGCCTGCTGGAAGAAGTCTCGTTCAGCGCCGGCGACCTGGCCAGCGCCCACAGCGAAGCGCCGATCCGCATCGACGCCGAGTACGTCAACAGCCACCTGGGCGAATTGGCCGAGAACGAAGACCTGTCTCGTTATATTCTGTAA
- a CDS encoding malic enzyme-like NAD(P)-binding protein, translating into MSDLKTAALEYHAQPRPGKLSVELTKPTATARDLSLAYSPGVAEPVREIARDPELAYKYTGKGNLVAVISDGTAILGLGNLGPLASKPVMEGKGVLFKRFAGIDVFDIEVDSESPQAFIDTVKRISITFGGINLEDIKAPECFEIERALIEQCDIPVFHDDQHGTAIVTAAGMINALEIAGKTLEDAKIVCLGAGAAAISCMKLLVSMGAKIENIFMVDRTGVIHAGRDDLNQYKAVFAHATEKRSLADAMEGADVFVGLSGPNLLSPENLNRMAPNPIVFACSNPDPEISPELAHATRNDVIMATGRSDYPNQVNNVLGFPFIFRGALDVRAKRINEEMKIAAANALRELAKLPVPQEVCDAYGGISLEFGREYIIPKPMDARLITVISDAVAKAAIETGVATLPYPSNYPLKSVDDVFNG; encoded by the coding sequence ATGTCAGATTTGAAAACTGCCGCTCTCGAATACCATGCCCAGCCTCGCCCTGGGAAACTGAGTGTCGAGCTCACCAAACCTACCGCCACCGCCCGCGACCTGTCGCTGGCCTACAGCCCGGGCGTCGCCGAGCCGGTCCGCGAAATCGCGCGTGACCCGGAACTGGCCTACAAGTACACCGGCAAAGGCAACCTGGTTGCAGTAATCTCAGACGGCACCGCCATCCTCGGCCTGGGTAACCTGGGCCCATTGGCTTCCAAGCCTGTGATGGAAGGTAAAGGCGTTCTGTTCAAGCGTTTCGCCGGTATCGACGTGTTCGACATCGAAGTCGATTCCGAAAGCCCGCAAGCGTTCATCGATACCGTGAAGCGCATCTCCATCACCTTCGGCGGCATCAACCTGGAAGACATCAAGGCACCTGAGTGCTTCGAGATCGAGCGCGCCCTGATCGAGCAGTGCGACATCCCGGTATTCCACGATGACCAGCACGGCACCGCTATCGTGACCGCCGCCGGCATGATCAACGCCCTGGAAATCGCTGGCAAAACCCTGGAAGACGCAAAAATCGTCTGCCTGGGCGCCGGTGCGGCCGCTATCTCCTGCATGAAGTTGCTGGTGAGCATGGGTGCCAAGATCGAAAACATCTTCATGGTCGACCGTACCGGCGTGATCCACGCTGGCCGTGACGACCTGAACCAGTACAAGGCCGTGTTCGCCCACGCCACCGAGAAGCGCAGCCTGGCTGACGCGATGGAAGGCGCTGACGTGTTTGTCGGCCTGTCCGGCCCGAACCTGCTGAGCCCGGAAAACCTGAACCGCATGGCGCCGAACCCGATCGTGTTCGCCTGCTCCAACCCAGACCCGGAAATCTCGCCAGAGCTGGCTCACGCCACTCGCAACGACGTGATCATGGCCACCGGCCGTTCGGACTACCCGAACCAGGTCAACAACGTGTTGGGCTTCCCGTTCATCTTCCGTGGTGCCCTGGACGTTCGCGCCAAGCGCATCAACGAAGAAATGAAAATCGCCGCGGCCAACGCCCTGCGTGAACTGGCCAAGTTGCCGGTGCCACAGGAAGTGTGCGACGCCTATGGCGGCATCTCCCTGGAATTCGGGCGTGAGTACATCATTCCGAAGCCAATGGACGCCCGCTTGATCACCGTGATCTCCGACGCCGTGGCCAAGGCCGCGATCGAGACCGGTGTGGCGACCCTGCCGTACCCAAGCAACTACCCGCTCAAAAGCGTGGACGACGTGTTCAACGGCTAA
- a CDS encoding primosomal protein N', protein MPDVILRLALPSPLRRLFDYRAPAGMKAADFAPGMRLRVPFGRREMIGMLVEVADHSEVPADKLKPAIALLDPVTPLPPALFKLCLWTAQYYQHSLGDTLSWALPVLLRQGEPAEARQERFWQVAPGARMDDARIKNAPKQREAMATLAQHPHGVPHQLLSKLGLNKTSLDLLLDKHMVEIQVRRHAPGARHERWLAQPELPLNPEQRAAFEAVRAGFDTFHAFLLAGVTGSGKTEVYLQLIRETLEAGKQALVLIPEINLGPQTLARFEQRFNARIALLHSAVNDRERLDAWLAARDGEADIIIGTRSALFTPMKNPGLIIIDEEHDGSYKQQEGLRYHARDLALVRARQENIPIVLGSATPSLESLHNAYTGRYGLLKMEHRAGGAQPPKFMRLDVKSRPLDSGISGPMQQAIGQTLAKGQQVLVFLNRRGFAPTLLCHDCGWLSECPRCDARTTVHQRSRELRCHHCGYVEPVPRQCPKCNTVDLRPVGAGTERAEERLSILFPDYPVLRVDRDSTSRKDAMNQLFATIQKGQPCILVGTQMLAKGHHFPRVTLVSILDADGGLFSGDFRASERMAQLIVQVAGRAGRAEEPGKVIIQTHLADHPLLVQLTEQGYFAFAEQALSERRAAGLPPFAHLALLRAEAHKPGQAEAFLDEACSAAEQLLNDLKLGGIELLGPVPAPMERRAGRYRAQLLLQAGARAPLHRLLSSWLLHLEQMPAGRQVRWSLDVDPVDLY, encoded by the coding sequence GTGCCCGACGTCATCCTGCGCCTCGCCCTGCCCTCACCGCTGCGCCGGCTGTTCGACTACCGGGCACCGGCAGGCATGAAAGCCGCCGATTTCGCCCCAGGCATGCGCCTGCGAGTGCCGTTTGGCCGCCGCGAAATGATTGGCATGCTGGTGGAAGTGGCCGACCATAGCGAAGTGCCGGCCGACAAGCTCAAGCCGGCCATCGCCCTGCTCGACCCGGTCACCCCGTTGCCGCCGGCGCTGTTCAAGTTGTGCCTGTGGACCGCGCAGTATTATCAGCACAGCCTGGGCGATACCTTGAGCTGGGCGCTGCCGGTGCTGCTACGCCAGGGCGAGCCGGCCGAGGCGCGCCAGGAACGCTTCTGGCAGGTGGCGCCCGGCGCACGCATGGACGATGCACGCATCAAAAACGCCCCCAAACAGCGTGAAGCCATGGCCACCCTGGCCCAGCACCCGCACGGCGTGCCGCATCAGCTATTAAGCAAGTTGGGGCTGAACAAGACCAGCCTGGATCTGTTGCTGGACAAGCACATGGTCGAGATCCAAGTACGCCGGCACGCCCCCGGGGCGCGCCACGAACGTTGGCTGGCCCAGCCCGAGCTGCCGCTGAACCCAGAGCAGCGCGCAGCCTTTGAAGCAGTGCGCGCCGGCTTTGACACCTTTCATGCCTTTTTGCTGGCCGGGGTCACGGGCAGTGGCAAGACCGAAGTCTACCTGCAGCTGATTCGCGAAACCCTGGAAGCCGGCAAGCAGGCGCTGGTGCTGATCCCGGAAATCAACCTGGGCCCGCAAACCCTGGCGCGCTTCGAGCAGCGATTCAACGCCCGCATCGCCCTGCTGCACTCGGCGGTCAACGACCGCGAGCGCCTGGACGCCTGGCTGGCGGCCCGCGACGGCGAGGCAGACATCATCATCGGTACGCGCTCGGCACTGTTCACGCCCATGAAGAACCCCGGCCTGATCATCATCGACGAAGAGCACGACGGCTCTTATAAGCAGCAGGAAGGCCTGCGTTACCACGCCCGCGACCTGGCTTTGGTACGCGCCCGCCAAGAAAACATTCCGATTGTGCTGGGCTCGGCCACGCCCTCGTTGGAAAGCCTGCACAACGCCTACACCGGGCGCTACGGCCTGCTGAAAATGGAACACCGCGCCGGCGGCGCACAGCCACCAAAATTCATGCGCCTGGACGTCAAGAGCCGGCCATTGGACAGCGGCATCAGCGGCCCGATGCAACAAGCCATCGGCCAGACACTGGCCAAGGGCCAACAGGTATTGGTGTTCCTGAACCGCCGCGGCTTTGCGCCGACGCTGTTGTGCCATGACTGCGGCTGGTTGTCCGAGTGCCCGCGCTGCGACGCGCGCACCACGGTGCACCAGCGTTCGCGCGAGCTGCGCTGCCACCACTGCGGTTACGTCGAACCGGTGCCGCGCCAGTGCCCCAAGTGCAACACCGTGGACCTGCGCCCGGTGGGCGCAGGCACCGAGCGCGCCGAAGAGCGCCTGAGCATCTTGTTCCCGGATTACCCAGTGTTGCGCGTCGACCGCGACAGCACCTCGCGCAAGGATGCGATGAATCAGTTGTTCGCCACCATCCAGAAGGGCCAGCCGTGCATTCTGGTCGGCACACAGATGCTTGCCAAAGGCCATCACTTCCCGCGAGTGACCCTGGTCTCGATCCTGGACGCCGACGGCGGGCTGTTTTCCGGCGATTTCCGCGCCAGCGAGCGCATGGCCCAACTGATCGTGCAGGTGGCTGGCCGCGCCGGGCGCGCCGAAGAGCCGGGCAAGGTGATCATCCAGACCCACCTGGCCGACCACCCGCTGCTGGTGCAACTGACCGAACAAGGTTACTTCGCCTTTGCCGAGCAAGCCCTGAGCGAGCGCCGCGCCGCCGGCCTGCCGCCGTTCGCGCACCTGGCGCTGCTGCGCGCCGAAGCCCATAAGCCGGGGCAAGCCGAAGCATTCCTGGACGAAGCCTGCAGCGCCGCCGAGCAACTATTGAACGACCTGAAGCTGGGCGGCATCGAACTTCTCGGCCCGGTCCCGGCCCCCATGGAACGCCGCGCCGGCCGCTATCGCGCCCAGCTACTCTTGCAAGCCGGTGCCCGCGCACCGCTGCATCGGCTGCTCAGCAGTTGGTTGCTGCACCTGGAGCAGATGCCTGCGGGGCGGCAAGTACGCTGGTCGTTGGATGTCGATCCGGTAGACCTTTATTGA
- a CDS encoding SPOR domain-containing protein, with protein MVAKKKPAPKRGASRYQAPAKQPIPGWVWMAVGLTVGAFIVFLMKLDPGKGDDIKRVKPEAQQKADRIAEANKTPPSPQQPVKPKYDFYTLLPESEVIVPPEAVPEKTPPIPAQPPVTPAEAAKIDTARAQAALSGQTPPPPPAVIKPAATTQFFLQAGSFRKQTDADKVRAQIILLGQAVAVESGTVKDETWYRVLVGPFSNREQLSTAQKQLAGSGFSNLLLQQRQTRQ; from the coding sequence TTGGTTGCCAAGAAAAAACCTGCTCCCAAGCGTGGCGCCAGCCGTTACCAAGCTCCTGCAAAACAGCCGATCCCGGGATGGGTATGGATGGCGGTCGGCCTCACGGTCGGCGCCTTCATCGTGTTCCTGATGAAGCTGGACCCTGGCAAAGGTGACGACATCAAGCGCGTCAAGCCCGAGGCCCAGCAAAAGGCTGACCGTATCGCCGAGGCCAACAAGACGCCGCCAAGCCCGCAGCAACCGGTGAAGCCCAAATACGACTTCTACACCCTGCTGCCGGAGTCCGAGGTGATCGTGCCACCGGAAGCGGTGCCTGAGAAAACCCCGCCGATCCCGGCGCAACCGCCAGTGACCCCGGCGGAAGCGGCGAAGATCGACACGGCCAGAGCCCAGGCAGCCCTGAGCGGCCAGACCCCGCCGCCGCCGCCGGCGGTGATCAAGCCGGCCGCGACCACGCAGTTCTTCCTGCAGGCCGGCTCGTTCCGCAAGCAAACCGACGCCGACAAGGTGCGCGCGCAGATCATCCTGCTGGGCCAAGCCGTGGCAGTGGAGTCGGGCACGGTGAAAGATGAAACCTGGTACCGCGTGCTGGTCGGCCCGTTCAGCAACCGCGAACAGTTGAGCACCGCCCAGAAGCAACTGGCTGGCAGCGGCTTCAGCAACCTGCTGTTACAACAACGCCAGACCCGCCAGTAA
- the rpmE gene encoding 50S ribosomal protein L31, with protein MKADIHPVYEAIDATCSCGNVIKTRSTLAKPLSLDVCSECHPFYTGKQKTLDVGGRVDRFKTRFGSFGAKKA; from the coding sequence ATGAAAGCTGATATCCATCCAGTATACGAAGCCATTGACGCCACCTGCAGCTGCGGCAATGTCATCAAAACCCGTTCGACTCTGGCCAAGCCACTGAGCCTCGACGTTTGCTCCGAGTGCCACCCGTTCTACACCGGCAAACAGAAGACTCTGGATGTTGGCGGCCGTGTTGACCGCTTCAAGACTCGTTTCGGCAGCTTCGGTGCCAAAAAGGCCTGA
- a CDS encoding gamma-butyrobetaine hydroxylase-like domain-containing protein yields MTKLPTAINLHKASKTLTLTYGPDEVYDLPAELLRVHSPSAEVQGHGKPILQYGKLNVGLSKIEPAGQYALKLTFDDGHDSGLFTWDYLYQLAVRQESLWADYLEELRSAGKSRDPAESIVKLML; encoded by the coding sequence ATGACCAAACTCCCCACCGCGATCAACCTGCACAAAGCCTCGAAAACCCTCACGCTCACCTACGGGCCTGACGAAGTCTATGACTTGCCCGCCGAACTGCTGCGCGTGCACTCGCCTTCCGCCGAGGTCCAAGGCCACGGCAAACCCATCCTGCAATACGGCAAGCTCAATGTCGGCCTGAGCAAGATCGAACCCGCCGGGCAATACGCACTGAAATTGACCTTCGATGACGGCCATGACTCAGGATTGTTCACGTGGGACTACCTCTATCAGTTGGCTGTTCGTCAGGAATCCCTGTGGGCGGATTATTTGGAAGAGTTGAGAAGCGCCGGAAAATCCCGCGATCCTGCCGAATCCATCGTCAAGCTGATGCTCTAG
- the argS gene encoding arginine--tRNA ligase has product MKDTIRQLIQQALAHLVKEGVLPEGLTPAIQVENARDKKNGDFASNIAMMLAKPAGMKPRDLAEKLIAALPADEQISKVEIAGPGFLNFFQNTQALAQRLDAALADARVGVQKAGSAQRVVVDLSAPNLAKEMHVGHLRSTIIGDGVARVLEFLGDTVIRQNHVGDWGTQFGMLMAYLQENPITSDELSDLENFYRAAKQRFDESEAFADRARGLVVKLQAGDPECLALWTKFKDISLSHCQKIYELLNVKLTMADVMGESAYNDDLINVVNDLKAAGMLVESNGAQCVFLDEFKNADGDPLPVIIVKADGGYLYATTDLAAVRYRSGKLKADRALYFVDQRQALHFQQVFAVARKAGFVTHPMEMEHMGFGTMNGADGRPFKTRDGGTVKLIDLLVEAQERAYTLVKDKNPTLAEDELRNIAKVVGIGSVKYADLSKHRTSDYSFNFDLMLNFEGNTAPYLLYAFTRVAGIFRKLGKDFSEVQGQIILEAAQEQDLAARLAQFGETLNNVAEKGTPHVLCSYLYDVAGLFSSFYENCPILSADSPEQQQSRLRLAALTGRTLKQGLELLGLETLERM; this is encoded by the coding sequence ATGAAAGACACCATTCGCCAGCTGATTCAACAAGCCCTCGCCCATCTCGTCAAAGAAGGTGTGTTGCCTGAAGGCCTGACGCCGGCGATCCAGGTGGAAAACGCCCGGGACAAGAAAAACGGCGACTTCGCCAGCAACATCGCCATGATGCTGGCCAAGCCTGCAGGCATGAAACCCCGCGACCTGGCAGAGAAACTCATCGCCGCACTGCCGGCTGACGAGCAGATCAGCAAGGTCGAGATCGCCGGCCCCGGCTTTCTGAATTTCTTCCAGAACACCCAGGCCCTGGCGCAGCGCCTGGACGCCGCCCTGGCCGACGCCCGTGTCGGCGTACAAAAGGCCGGTAGCGCCCAGCGCGTGGTGGTCGACCTGTCGGCACCCAACCTGGCCAAAGAGATGCACGTGGGCCATTTGCGCTCCACCATCATTGGTGATGGCGTGGCACGCGTACTGGAGTTTTTGGGTGACACGGTGATCCGCCAGAACCACGTGGGCGACTGGGGCACCCAGTTCGGCATGTTGATGGCGTACCTGCAGGAAAACCCGATCACCAGCGACGAGCTGTCTGACCTGGAAAACTTCTACCGCGCGGCCAAGCAGCGTTTCGACGAGTCCGAAGCATTCGCCGACCGTGCCCGTGGCCTGGTCGTCAAGCTGCAGGCCGGCGACCCGGAATGCCTGGCGCTGTGGACCAAGTTCAAGGACATCTCGCTGTCGCACTGCCAGAAGATCTACGAGCTGTTGAACGTCAAGCTGACCATGGCCGACGTGATGGGCGAAAGCGCCTACAACGATGACCTGATCAACGTGGTCAACGACCTGAAGGCCGCCGGCATGCTGGTCGAGAGCAACGGCGCACAGTGCGTGTTCCTGGATGAGTTCAAGAACGCCGATGGCGACCCGCTGCCGGTGATCATCGTCAAGGCCGACGGCGGCTACCTGTACGCTACCACCGACCTTGCCGCCGTGCGCTACCGCAGCGGCAAGCTCAAAGCCGACCGCGCCCTGTATTTCGTCGACCAGCGCCAGGCGCTGCACTTCCAGCAGGTGTTCGCCGTGGCCCGCAAGGCCGGCTTCGTGACCCACCCCATGGAAATGGAACACATGGGCTTCGGCACCATGAACGGCGCTGACGGGCGCCCATTCAAAACCCGTGATGGCGGCACCGTGAAGCTGATCGACCTGCTGGTCGAAGCGCAGGAACGCGCCTACACGCTGGTAAAAGACAAGAACCCGACCCTGGCCGAAGATGAGTTGCGCAACATCGCCAAGGTGGTGGGCATCGGCTCGGTGAAATACGCCGACCTGTCCAAGCACCGCACCAGTGACTACAGCTTCAACTTCGACCTGATGCTCAACTTCGAAGGCAACACCGCGCCGTACCTGCTTTACGCCTTCACCCGCGTGGCCGGCATTTTCCGCAAGCTGGGCAAGGATTTCAGCGAGGTGCAAGGCCAGATCATCCTGGAGGCCGCGCAAGAGCAGGACCTGGCCGCGCGCCTGGCGCAGTTTGGCGAAACCCTGAACAACGTCGCCGAGAAAGGTACCCCCCACGTGCTGTGCAGCTACCTGTACGATGTGGCCGGGTTGTTCTCGAGTTTCTACGAGAACTGCCCGATCCTCTCCGCCGACTCGCCCGAGCAGCAGCAGAGCCGCCTGCGCCTGGCTGCCCTGACGGGTCGTACCCTCAAGCAAGGCCTGGAGTTGCTGGGCCTGGAAACATTGGAGCGTATGTAA
- the hslV gene encoding ATP-dependent protease subunit HslV, translating into MTTIVSVRRHGKVVMGGDGQVSLGNTVMKGNAKKVRRLYHGQVIAGFAGATADAFTLFERFEGQLEKHQGHLVRAAVELAKEWRTDRSLSRLEAMLAVANKDASLIITGNGDVVEPEDGLIAMGSGGAFAQAAARALLMKTDLSAREIAETALGIAGDICVFTNHNVTIEEQDLAE; encoded by the coding sequence TTGACCACCATCGTTTCAGTTCGTCGCCACGGCAAAGTCGTCATGGGCGGCGACGGCCAGGTTTCCCTCGGTAATACCGTGATGAAAGGCAACGCCAAAAAAGTGCGCCGCCTGTACCACGGCCAGGTGATTGCCGGTTTCGCCGGCGCCACTGCCGACGCCTTCACCCTGTTCGAGCGCTTTGAAGGCCAACTTGAGAAACATCAGGGCCACCTGGTGCGTGCCGCCGTGGAACTGGCCAAGGAGTGGCGTACCGACCGCTCCCTCAGCCGCCTGGAAGCCATGTTGGCCGTGGCCAACAAAGATGCCTCGCTGATCATCACCGGCAACGGCGACGTGGTCGAGCCTGAAGACGGCCTGATCGCCATGGGCTCCGGTGGCGCCTTCGCCCAGGCCGCCGCGCGCGCCCTGCTGATGAAGACCGACCTCTCGGCCCGCGAAATTGCCGAAACCGCGCTGGGCATTGCCGGCGACATCTGCGTATTCACCAACCACAACGTCACCATCGAGGAGCAGGACCTCGCCGAATAA